Proteins encoded by one window of Candidatus Obscuribacter sp.:
- a CDS encoding MFS transporter, whose amino-acid sequence MQLAVHKQSWTVLGIVAYALFMDYFLYGLIVPLGPYSPAKVTSEHEIGMLYGAYAIGVLVATPVFGYLGDRLGCRRPMLIGVALSVLAVVLFCFGSHFYWALLARFAQGAAAAASWTAGLALVAEHYVEKRVQMMGLAMVGSTAGSVLGPVAGGWLFDMGGYNLPFIVTGAMVAIDACLRIFFLPPEKGSTEKAPDLKALLLDKSILVAGLAVAVAAAGWGIIEPLLPNQLKAGGVSPGQVGLIFTVSSIVYGCFAPVVSWVSERVSVKKTICFGIVGMALTLPLLALTKGIVMVGACLCLVNVAYAFLLNPTSAELGNAVDRRGMNCYAAVYAVYNITYSLGMMSADTFASELSEHMSFLQVLLCMSGTLLLSIPLILKGVPDQAPEPAVEPELVVE is encoded by the coding sequence GTGCAGCTAGCGGTACATAAGCAATCATGGACAGTGTTGGGCATAGTCGCCTATGCATTGTTTATGGATTACTTCCTTTATGGCTTGATTGTGCCTCTGGGTCCATACTCTCCAGCCAAAGTTACTAGCGAGCATGAGATCGGTATGCTCTACGGCGCCTACGCCATCGGCGTGCTTGTAGCAACTCCGGTCTTTGGCTATCTGGGAGACCGCCTGGGCTGCCGTCGCCCCATGCTCATCGGCGTGGCTTTGAGTGTCCTGGCTGTAGTCTTATTTTGTTTTGGCTCACATTTTTATTGGGCATTACTGGCTCGCTTTGCTCAGGGTGCAGCCGCTGCTGCCTCCTGGACTGCTGGTCTGGCCCTTGTGGCAGAGCACTATGTTGAGAAGCGAGTACAGATGATGGGTCTGGCTATGGTCGGCAGCACCGCTGGCTCAGTGCTCGGTCCGGTGGCCGGCGGCTGGTTGTTTGATATGGGCGGATACAATTTGCCATTTATCGTCACCGGTGCGATGGTGGCTATCGATGCCTGTTTGCGCATTTTCTTTTTGCCTCCCGAAAAGGGCTCCACCGAAAAGGCACCAGATTTAAAAGCTCTCCTGCTCGACAAGTCTATCCTTGTGGCTGGTCTGGCTGTGGCAGTAGCGGCAGCCGGCTGGGGTATCATCGAGCCTTTGCTGCCCAATCAGCTCAAGGCTGGTGGCGTATCGCCCGGTCAGGTTGGTTTGATTTTTACGGTATCATCAATCGTTTATGGCTGTTTTGCCCCTGTTGTAAGCTGGGTCTCAGAGCGTGTTTCGGTTAAAAAGACAATTTGTTTTGGTATTGTGGGGATGGCCCTGACCTTACCTCTTTTGGCTTTAACTAAGGGCATAGTAATGGTGGGAGCCTGTCTCTGTCTGGTAAATGTAGCTTATGCATTTTTGCTCAATCCCACATCAGCGGAGCTGGGTAATGCAGTTGATAGACGCGGCATGAATTGTTATGCCGCTGTTTATGCCGTTTACAACATAACTTATTCGCTCGGTATGATGAGTGCCGATACCTTTGCTTCAGAGTTATCCGAGCATATGTCATTTCTTCAAGTTTTACTTTGTATGAGCGGCACATTGCTTTTAAGCATCCCGCTAATCCTTAAAGGTGTCCCAGATCAAGCCCCCGAGCCGGCTGTCGAGCCGGAGTTAGTAGTTGAGTAA
- a CDS encoding aldolase, producing MLYRLNRLFHPNSRRTLVVAVDHALFNNAAFLDGIENMEKTVNTLADANPDALLLSPGEAPHLQKIGGRDKPALMLRADTANFYNDVLPTSKLFCQAYESAVEVAVRLDAACILLNLLQVDDFPEMLEQCVKNILKLKNVCDQYGMPMGVEPLSFKRTKDGMVGDGKTSRVVTLARMAAELGADIIKTDSTDDEDDFHRVIEAASGVPVTVRGGSKASSLEVLEHTEKLVGQGVAGIVYGRNVIQHKDPKGMTRALQAVLHDGCTARDAMQFIKSEAAVAR from the coding sequence ATGCTATACCGCTTGAACCGACTGTTTCACCCCAATTCACGCCGCACACTTGTGGTCGCCGTGGACCATGCTCTGTTTAATAATGCCGCTTTTTTGGACGGCATCGAAAACATGGAAAAAACAGTCAACACCCTGGCCGATGCCAACCCAGACGCCCTGCTACTCTCACCCGGTGAGGCTCCCCATCTACAAAAAATCGGTGGACGCGATAAACCAGCCTTGATGTTGAGAGCAGATACTGCCAACTTTTATAATGATGTCTTGCCAACTTCCAAATTGTTTTGTCAGGCGTATGAGTCAGCTGTTGAAGTAGCCGTGAGACTGGATGCAGCGTGCATCTTGCTCAATTTGCTGCAAGTAGATGACTTCCCAGAAATGCTCGAACAATGTGTAAAAAACATTTTGAAACTCAAAAATGTTTGCGACCAATATGGCATGCCAATGGGTGTTGAGCCTCTCTCATTTAAACGTACCAAAGACGGTATGGTGGGCGATGGTAAGACCTCACGCGTTGTCACTTTAGCGCGCATGGCAGCAGAGCTTGGTGCTGACATTATCAAGACCGATAGCACAGACGATGAAGACGACTTCCACCGCGTGATAGAAGCAGCCAGCGGCGTGCCGGTCACCGTGCGCGGTGGCAGCAAAGCCTCCAGCCTGGAAGTACTCGAACACACAGAGAAGCTGGTCGGACAGGGCGTTGCCGGTATCGTTTATGGCCGCAATGTGATCCAACACAAAGATCCCAAAGGTATGACCAGAGCTTTGCAAGCTGTACTACATGATGGCTGCACCGCTAGAGATGCCATGCAATTTATCAAATCAGAAGCAGCTGTAGCGCGTTAA
- a CDS encoding MFS transporter: protein MKQSKALTYLCYGAMMSLAIGVNLLPIFLVAIQHSFTGASGTGLSQEQLGRLGAFTFSGLVLGILATGPLADRFGAKPFAIAGNVLLACGLIVTAWSPTYEILLAANFLLGLGAGVLDMVLSPVVSALNPEERTSSMNWLHSFYCVGATLTVLAGTAALQVGISWRMASLLLLALPVLLIFTLGRAKFPSMTSEDGERMQFRTLIKELWFIGALTGIFLGGATELGMAQWLPAYAELALKYPQWVGGAALFAFSVAMAIGRMGIGALSAKVDSYTIMALGCGISVVLFLLGSFCPYHPLALAACIMAGLTGSCLWPTMLAITADRYPQGGATMFGALAAFGNAGGIFMPWVVGGIADMSSLHWGLAISALAPLFMLPIVLALGAHRGIVSNQTAK, encoded by the coding sequence ATGAAACAGTCTAAAGCCCTCACATATCTGTGCTACGGCGCAATGATGAGTCTGGCTATTGGTGTCAATTTGCTGCCGATTTTTTTGGTAGCGATACAGCACTCATTTACTGGAGCAAGCGGCACTGGGTTATCGCAAGAACAGTTGGGGCGGCTCGGAGCCTTTACTTTTAGCGGACTGGTATTGGGTATCCTGGCAACAGGACCGCTAGCCGATCGATTTGGTGCCAAACCATTTGCCATAGCTGGCAATGTGCTCTTAGCCTGTGGTCTGATTGTGACAGCCTGGTCGCCTACTTATGAGATTTTGCTGGCAGCCAACTTTTTGCTTGGACTGGGAGCTGGCGTCCTCGACATGGTCTTGAGCCCAGTAGTCTCAGCTCTCAACCCAGAGGAGCGCACCAGCTCGATGAACTGGCTGCATTCGTTTTATTGCGTCGGAGCTACTCTCACAGTCCTGGCTGGCACAGCCGCTCTCCAGGTAGGAATATCATGGCGCATGGCCAGTTTGCTTTTGCTGGCATTGCCGGTGCTTCTGATTTTCACTCTGGGACGAGCCAAGTTTCCCAGTATGACTAGCGAAGACGGCGAACGCATGCAGTTTAGAACACTTATAAAAGAGCTGTGGTTTATTGGAGCCCTCACTGGCATATTTTTAGGCGGCGCTACCGAGCTTGGTATGGCGCAATGGCTACCAGCCTACGCCGAGCTAGCACTTAAGTATCCTCAATGGGTGGGAGGAGCAGCACTCTTTGCCTTTAGTGTGGCAATGGCTATCGGGCGCATGGGTATTGGTGCTCTCAGCGCCAAAGTAGACTCTTACACTATTATGGCCCTTGGTTGTGGCATATCAGTAGTGCTCTTTTTGCTTGGCTCATTTTGTCCCTATCATCCGCTTGCGTTAGCTGCCTGCATCATGGCCGGGCTGACTGGTAGCTGTTTGTGGCCGACCATGCTGGCAATTACTGCTGACCGCTACCCTCAGGGTGGCGCCACCATGTTTGGTGCGCTAGCTGCCTTTGGTAATGCCGGCGGTATCTTTATGCCCTGGGTCGTAGGCGGCATCGCCGACATGAGCAGCTTACACTGGGGATTGGCTATATCAGCTCTGGCTCCGCTATTTATGCTACCCATTGTGCTGGCACTGGGCGCGCATAGAGGGATTGTGTCAAATCAAACCGCAAAATAA
- a CDS encoding D-lyxose/D-mannose family sugar isomerase, protein MKQSEINLLCQEAADCLKQHHWVLPPKPEWAACDFGLGDYTKVGLVEVLLTNEPEYCEKIMYARAGMVTPAHTHFEKKEDIICRSGNLKVTLWSQNPGEHEPTGTVDIKINRQLETHKSGQSFILPAGHRMTLTPGIWHEFVPVDGPCLIGEVSTFCNEETDNIFADKRVDIFEAPEADVPAKLPA, encoded by the coding sequence TTGAAGCAAAGTGAAATCAATCTGCTCTGCCAGGAAGCAGCAGATTGTCTAAAGCAACATCACTGGGTGCTGCCTCCCAAGCCAGAATGGGCAGCTTGTGACTTTGGTCTGGGCGACTACACAAAAGTCGGTCTGGTCGAAGTCCTGCTCACCAACGAGCCTGAATACTGCGAAAAAATCATGTACGCCAGAGCGGGCATGGTGACACCAGCCCATACTCACTTTGAAAAAAAAGAAGACATCATTTGCCGCTCAGGCAACCTCAAAGTCACTCTCTGGTCCCAAAATCCCGGTGAGCATGAGCCCACTGGCACAGTCGATATCAAAATCAATCGTCAACTTGAGACCCACAAATCAGGCCAGTCATTTATCTTGCCAGCTGGTCATCGCATGACATTGACACCGGGCATCTGGCACGAATTTGTGCCGGTGGATGGACCCTGCTTAATTGGCGAAGTCAGTACCTTTTGCAATGAAGAGACTGACAATATTTTTGCTGACAAGCGTGTCGATATCTTTGAAGCTCCAGAAGCAGATGTACCAGCTAAACTGCCAGCCTGA
- a CDS encoding FAD-dependent oxidoreductase, producing the protein MKRTIINDLAQRYTPLEERISRRQMLKGLMATAASMMLSYQLPQSARAAHGGRVIVVGAGFAGLAAAFELKSAGYAVTVLEARDRLGGRVLTLYDFIPGKHVEAGAELIGENHPTWQAYAKRFKLPMLERTDYPDAVKPVFLGGKLLEPKAAEELWDEVDHYLSTYNKLAMPIDADRPWTSPGAQALDNRTVDSWIESLGCSELCKKAMRLSEASDSNDPGWDSLLGRLATIKGGGIEKYWTETELYRCKGGNQQLAERLADAIGREHILLETPVTAIDIKDKAITVDLKNGKVLTADHVVLAVPPGTWKRITFTPPLPPLLAPQMANQVKFLSEVKGRFWEQDNLAPNSLNEGPVAETWDATDKQSPEGHACLTVFAGGNAADYGRAWPTEQRMAHYALEIEKVFPKYSANFVKAKFIDWPSDPWAQAGYSSPAPGQIMTLGPILYNGLGRLQFAGEHTSFAFGGYMEGALNSGAAIAKRIAKKDGVVK; encoded by the coding sequence ATGAAACGCACAATTATTAATGACCTTGCTCAAAGGTACACACCCCTGGAAGAGCGCATCTCGCGCAGACAAATGCTCAAAGGGTTGATGGCTACCGCTGCCAGCATGATGCTCAGTTATCAGTTGCCACAGAGTGCACGTGCTGCCCATGGTGGTCGTGTCATTGTCGTCGGCGCTGGTTTTGCCGGACTGGCTGCGGCCTTTGAACTCAAGTCTGCTGGTTATGCTGTCACTGTCCTTGAGGCCCGTGATCGTCTCGGTGGGCGTGTCCTGACACTTTACGATTTTATTCCTGGTAAACATGTTGAGGCAGGCGCTGAGCTGATTGGCGAAAACCACCCGACCTGGCAGGCTTATGCCAAACGTTTCAAACTACCGATGCTGGAGCGCACGGATTATCCCGATGCTGTAAAACCAGTCTTTCTCGGTGGCAAGCTACTGGAGCCCAAAGCCGCCGAAGAGCTGTGGGATGAAGTGGACCACTATCTATCCACTTACAACAAGCTGGCTATGCCGATTGACGCTGATAGACCGTGGACAAGTCCGGGGGCGCAAGCGCTCGACAATCGTACAGTGGATAGCTGGATCGAGTCACTGGGCTGCTCTGAGCTATGCAAAAAAGCGATGAGACTGTCTGAGGCCTCTGACTCTAACGATCCTGGCTGGGATAGTTTGCTCGGTCGACTTGCTACCATCAAAGGCGGCGGCATCGAAAAATACTGGACCGAGACCGAGCTTTATCGCTGCAAGGGTGGCAACCAACAGCTCGCTGAGCGGCTTGCCGATGCCATTGGGCGAGAGCACATATTGTTGGAGACTCCAGTTACAGCTATCGATATCAAAGACAAAGCGATTACTGTAGATCTCAAAAACGGCAAAGTTTTGACCGCCGATCATGTTGTACTGGCTGTACCACCAGGTACCTGGAAGCGCATCACATTTACGCCGCCATTGCCACCGCTGCTCGCTCCTCAAATGGCAAACCAGGTCAAGTTTTTGTCAGAGGTCAAAGGTAGATTTTGGGAGCAAGATAATCTCGCACCTAACTCACTCAACGAAGGTCCAGTAGCTGAGACCTGGGATGCTACTGATAAGCAGTCACCAGAGGGTCATGCCTGTCTGACTGTATTTGCTGGTGGTAATGCTGCCGACTATGGTCGTGCCTGGCCCACAGAGCAACGTATGGCGCACTATGCCCTCGAAATCGAAAAGGTCTTCCCCAAATATAGTGCTAATTTTGTCAAAGCCAAATTTATTGACTGGCCCTCAGATCCCTGGGCCCAGGCTGGTTATTCATCACCCGCACCGGGTCAAATAATGACTCTTGGTCCAATTTTATATAACGGTCTGGGTCGTCTGCAATTTGCTGGAGAGCACACTAGCTTTGCCTTTGGTGGCTATATGGAAGGTGCTTTAAACTCTGGTGCTGCCATCGCCAAGCGCATTGCCAAAAAAGATGGTGTGGTTAAATAA
- a CDS encoding aromatic ring-hydroxylating dioxygenase subunit alpha, with amino-acid sequence MQQAVAKSSELIAGLERGESLPASWYTDPAFTEQEILKIFRKTWQYVGPMQKLKTVGDFITGYVGEIPVVVVRNQEGLAAFVNVCRHRRHEVMKGCGNSKIMQCRYHAWTYNLEGELKAAPRADREENFCLDDYPLLSLKVETFGPWVFVNADENSRSLESYYGPVMEIIAQSGIELDKLELWSRDEWSSDANWKTMLENYLECYHCAVAHPGFSAAIDVDQDSYKLNSHEYFSSQVGHVRDSALEGKSKVKIYDASGSIKQAQYHLLWPNFTININPGYPNLSIDLWQPDGPNKAKGISEQYFAPGVDKKWAEELIHFNQEVGAEDDELTNSVQRGLLGGIPPVGRFLTNSEHLCIHFQKLMVRHIMAD; translated from the coding sequence ATGCAGCAAGCGGTAGCAAAATCCAGCGAATTGATAGCAGGACTGGAACGTGGTGAGTCCCTTCCAGCAAGCTGGTATACCGACCCGGCTTTTACTGAGCAAGAGATTCTCAAAATCTTTCGCAAGACCTGGCAGTATGTAGGTCCTATGCAAAAGCTCAAGACTGTCGGTGATTTTATCACTGGCTATGTGGGCGAAATCCCTGTGGTTGTGGTGCGCAATCAAGAAGGACTGGCTGCTTTTGTCAATGTTTGCAGACATCGTCGTCATGAAGTGATGAAGGGCTGCGGTAACTCTAAAATTATGCAGTGCCGTTATCATGCCTGGACTTACAATCTAGAAGGCGAGCTAAAAGCTGCTCCTAGAGCCGATCGTGAAGAGAACTTTTGCCTGGATGACTATCCACTACTCTCACTCAAAGTCGAGACTTTCGGTCCCTGGGTCTTTGTCAATGCCGATGAAAACTCACGCTCCCTGGAGAGCTACTATGGACCAGTAATGGAAATCATCGCTCAAAGTGGTATCGAGCTAGATAAGTTGGAGCTTTGGAGCCGCGATGAATGGAGCAGTGACGCCAACTGGAAGACCATGCTCGAAAACTATCTCGAATGCTATCACTGTGCCGTAGCTCACCCTGGTTTTAGTGCTGCCATCGACGTCGATCAAGATAGCTATAAGCTCAATTCGCATGAGTATTTTTCCAGTCAGGTTGGTCATGTCCGTGATTCGGCTTTAGAGGGCAAGAGCAAAGTAAAAATCTACGATGCCTCAGGCTCTATCAAACAAGCTCAATATCACTTGCTGTGGCCTAACTTCACTATCAATATCAACCCTGGTTATCCCAATCTCTCAATTGACCTGTGGCAGCCCGATGGCCCTAACAAAGCCAAAGGTATCTCCGAGCAATATTTTGCTCCAGGTGTTGATAAAAAATGGGCTGAAGAATTGATCCACTTTAACCAGGAAGTAGGCGCTGAAGACGATGAACTGACTAACTCAGTACAACGTGGCTTACTGGGTGGTATCCCGCCAGTAGGTCGTTTCCTCACCAACAGTGAGCATCTCTGCATTCACTTCCAAAAGCTCATGGTGCGCCACATCATGGCAGACTAG
- a CDS encoding cytosine permease: MSATQHDDFARIPVSGQNLRPWWYLLVIELGVLISIPMFVIGGQLGLSLTFNQLVMATLTGGAILGLIGGLTARLGAQTRCSTALIARATFGSRGATCIGLVLAMGMTGWWGVQTELFCDAVIGLVQRLFHQQISRELTIALGGAAMITTAALGIKAIGKLAYLAVPMLGAGICYAFSTLIAQHGLQSVITYHPPAQSDIGFGAAVATVVGGWIVGASMNPDFARFALNTRHALGYALGHYSFNYPLLLILCGVMAIGFQSKDLMIHLVPSNLSWLLLILVMLATWAANDCNLYSSSLGLTAVLPKIKRSYLAIIGGIIGIAMAEFHVAGHMVTFLVLLGIFIAPVSGVFIVNAADPRDKDNPDELSPVANWHAGPLLAWAIGATVGLITTPKAALGLGLLSLTTIPTIDAVLAATLAMALIKCLASWQKQQSAQALPIISVPESEA; this comes from the coding sequence ATGTCTGCAACTCAACACGATGACTTTGCCAGGATACCGGTAAGCGGACAAAACCTGCGCCCCTGGTGGTATCTACTGGTCATTGAGCTGGGTGTGCTGATTAGCATCCCCATGTTTGTTATCGGCGGTCAACTAGGATTGAGTTTGACATTTAATCAGCTCGTCATGGCGACTCTTACTGGCGGCGCCATACTTGGTCTTATCGGCGGCTTGACGGCTCGCTTAGGCGCTCAGACCAGATGCTCCACTGCCCTGATTGCTCGTGCTACTTTTGGCAGTCGCGGTGCTACCTGTATCGGACTGGTGCTGGCCATGGGCATGACCGGCTGGTGGGGTGTACAGACTGAACTTTTTTGTGACGCAGTAATCGGTCTTGTACAGCGTTTGTTTCATCAACAAATATCGAGAGAGCTAACAATCGCCCTTGGCGGTGCAGCCATGATTACTACTGCTGCCTTAGGCATCAAGGCCATCGGCAAACTGGCATATTTAGCCGTGCCTATGCTTGGTGCAGGTATTTGCTACGCTTTTAGCACTTTGATAGCACAACACGGTCTACAGTCCGTCATCACCTATCATCCGCCTGCACAGTCGGATATTGGCTTTGGTGCAGCTGTGGCAACAGTGGTCGGCGGCTGGATTGTTGGTGCTTCGATGAATCCAGATTTTGCCCGTTTTGCTCTGAACACTCGCCATGCTTTGGGCTACGCCCTCGGACACTATTCATTTAACTATCCGCTTCTTCTAATACTGTGCGGTGTGATGGCAATCGGGTTTCAATCAAAAGATCTGATGATTCATCTGGTGCCATCAAACCTCAGCTGGTTGTTACTCATTTTGGTCATGCTCGCTACCTGGGCTGCTAATGACTGCAATTTGTATTCATCCTCATTGGGTTTGACAGCCGTTTTGCCAAAGATCAAACGATCTTATCTAGCAATAATTGGCGGCATCATCGGCATTGCCATGGCTGAGTTTCATGTGGCAGGGCACATGGTAACTTTTCTCGTTTTGCTGGGGATTTTCATTGCACCAGTATCTGGGGTATTTATCGTAAACGCGGCAGACCCAAGAGATAAGGACAATCCAGACGAGCTGAGCCCAGTGGCCAACTGGCACGCTGGTCCATTGCTTGCCTGGGCAATTGGTGCCACAGTGGGACTGATCACTACGCCAAAAGCAGCACTAGGTCTGGGTCTGCTCAGTTTAACCACAATTCCGACCATTGATGCGGTACTGGCTGCCACCCTTGCCATGGCATTGATCAAATGTTTAGCGTCTTGGCAAAAGCAGCAAAGTGCGCAAGCCCTGCCGATTATTTCGGTACCGGAGTCGGAAGCTTAG
- a CDS encoding protein kinase gives MDPKEQKQAPPEVIVTPEVDQTMTPESTGQSDAPDNDIPVTLTTGTLVSERYEILAFVGRGGMGEVYKVLDQQTRAIYALKMIAPHLAQQKLLAKRLEHEAQAARTLVHGNIATVYDIGTTPGGQPYMLLDYIDGDSLETLLKKETVLPVGRALELFLQIADALVHARLKGIVHRDLKPSNIIVTKSAAGTDLIKIVDFGIAKITDQDRADKAKLTQTGELLGTPLYMSPEQCRGDEIDERSDIYSFGCIMHETLSGVSPFSGANPVRVILKHLDEDPPPLPNNVGITSDLKQIIMRCLQKSPQDRYQNASELQNDLERVHDGRPIVPHKIKKHTKPGAAPGKNKAIFVGLASIIVLGGMVGLFAMPRPTPVVDTDIAPISQRPETFMGKTLTQWTSYIERHPDDAQGYFNRGSLHSMRDERTNAVDDYSDALKIKPDYIEALRRRAMEYVMLAKADLAAKDANLIIKMAPDSASSFETRASVNQVNEQYTDAIADWQKAIKLDTNNGFYYYMLGTCYLKMGDYDATIDAIKHAQEAEGEAPSAAQSVASLAYVFRHEMSQAKEAAEAAVAKSEARGVEWSVLAYYYGASGDMQNAQINLNKARSIETFPARAMRLAGEVYRTAGQYEQAIKEFSSETSLEEYPPGYRQRAMTYIQLDQWRAALSDLKKSASLNPLSATTLSYLAYVEDHLGMTSAADEHLKKAIKSKSRPAIVYSNSAAIKLARKDLSSALSEANKAIAIDPYLKEAYLVRSKIHSARGDSAAASADKTKADSLYPQMDF, from the coding sequence ATGGACCCAAAAGAACAGAAACAAGCACCTCCAGAGGTAATCGTCACACCAGAGGTAGATCAAACAATGACTCCTGAGAGTACAGGACAGTCAGATGCACCAGACAATGACATACCTGTCACTCTCACTACGGGCACTCTGGTAAGCGAGCGCTATGAGATCCTGGCTTTTGTGGGACGTGGAGGCATGGGTGAAGTATACAAAGTACTAGACCAGCAAACCCGGGCTATTTATGCTCTCAAGATGATTGCGCCTCATCTGGCCCAGCAAAAGCTCCTGGCAAAACGTCTGGAACATGAAGCACAAGCGGCTCGCACTCTCGTCCACGGCAATATAGCCACTGTTTACGACATAGGTACAACACCTGGCGGACAGCCTTACATGCTACTCGACTACATCGACGGTGATAGCCTGGAGACACTGCTCAAAAAAGAAACAGTCCTGCCAGTCGGTCGCGCTCTTGAATTGTTTTTACAAATAGCCGACGCTCTAGTCCATGCCCGCCTCAAAGGTATAGTGCACCGCGATCTCAAACCCAGCAATATCATCGTGACAAAGAGCGCCGCGGGCACTGATCTGATCAAAATCGTGGACTTTGGCATCGCCAAGATTACCGACCAGGACAGAGCCGACAAAGCCAAATTGACTCAAACCGGTGAACTCCTCGGCACACCGCTGTATATGAGCCCGGAACAGTGTCGAGGCGATGAAATAGACGAACGCTCTGATATCTATAGTTTTGGCTGCATTATGCATGAGACTTTGAGCGGAGTGTCGCCTTTTAGTGGCGCCAATCCAGTCAGAGTAATACTCAAACATCTCGACGAAGATCCGCCGCCTCTGCCCAACAACGTAGGCATCACTAGCGACCTTAAACAAATAATCATGCGCTGCTTACAAAAGTCACCACAAGATCGCTATCAAAACGCTAGCGAATTGCAAAACGACCTGGAACGAGTACATGATGGCAGACCAATAGTGCCTCATAAGATCAAAAAACACACCAAACCTGGAGCAGCACCAGGTAAAAACAAAGCTATTTTTGTGGGACTGGCATCGATAATCGTCTTGGGCGGTATGGTTGGACTCTTTGCCATGCCACGTCCGACACCCGTTGTCGATACTGACATTGCGCCAATCTCGCAGCGCCCCGAGACTTTTATGGGCAAAACCCTGACACAATGGACAAGCTATATTGAGCGTCACCCTGATGATGCTCAGGGTTATTTTAACCGTGGCAGTCTGCACAGCATGCGTGATGAACGTACTAATGCAGTGGACGACTATAGCGATGCACTCAAAATAAAGCCAGATTATATCGAAGCCCTGAGACGAAGGGCGATGGAATACGTGATGTTAGCCAAAGCAGATTTAGCGGCAAAAGATGCCAATCTAATCATCAAAATGGCACCAGATTCGGCATCAAGTTTTGAAACCAGAGCCTCTGTAAATCAAGTCAATGAGCAATATACCGATGCTATTGCAGATTGGCAAAAGGCAATCAAACTCGATACCAATAACGGCTTTTATTACTACATGCTAGGCACCTGCTATCTAAAAATGGGCGACTATGACGCTACCATTGACGCCATCAAACATGCCCAAGAAGCAGAAGGAGAAGCCCCATCAGCAGCCCAGAGCGTGGCTAGCCTGGCGTATGTGTTTAGACACGAAATGAGCCAGGCCAAGGAAGCGGCGGAGGCAGCCGTGGCTAAATCTGAAGCACGTGGCGTAGAGTGGAGCGTGCTGGCATACTACTACGGCGCCAGCGGTGACATGCAAAACGCTCAAATCAATCTCAATAAAGCTCGTTCGATTGAGACCTTTCCTGCCCGTGCAATGCGCCTGGCCGGCGAAGTCTATCGTACTGCCGGTCAATACGAGCAAGCAATCAAAGAGTTTAGCTCTGAGACCAGTCTGGAAGAATATCCACCTGGCTACAGACAAAGAGCGATGACTTACATCCAACTTGATCAATGGCGCGCTGCTCTGAGTGATCTTAAAAAGTCCGCATCACTCAACCCACTGTCTGCTACAACACTCTCTTATCTGGCATACGTAGAGGACCATCTGGGCATGACCAGCGCAGCTGATGAGCACCTTAAAAAAGCTATCAAAAGCAAATCGCGCCCAGCTATTGTCTACAGCAATAGCGCCGCAATCAAACTAGCACGCAAAGACCTGAGCAGCGCTCTATCTGAAGCAAATAAAGCTATTGCCATCGATCCCTATCTCAAAGAAGCATATCTAGTGCGGTCAAAAATCCACTCAGCTAGAGGTGATAGCGCCGCCGCCAGCGCCGACAAAACAAAGGCAGATAGCCTATATCCGCAAATGGATTTTTAA
- a CDS encoding HAD family phosphatase: protein MNKPKALIFDMDGLILDTEGLYKRSWSQAAREMGFDLTDALYLKLIGITVADAVKVLAESFGETFASDAFNTRAAFLYEELHVSEGLQLKPGIRELLIWADSEQIPCAVGTSTVTAEAKKRLEHHNLHQYFKAVVGGDMVERGKPNPDIFIKAQTALGIPAAHCLVLEDAHSGLLAAQAGGMRSCLVPDLLPPSEASAKLAEGIFDSLLEVRDWLSQGCPVKQKQN, encoded by the coding sequence ATGAATAAACCAAAGGCTCTGATCTTTGACATGGACGGATTAATCCTCGACACAGAGGGTCTCTACAAGCGCTCGTGGTCGCAAGCCGCGCGCGAAATGGGCTTTGACCTGACCGATGCGCTCTACCTCAAACTAATCGGCATCACTGTAGCTGACGCCGTAAAAGTACTGGCAGAGAGCTTTGGCGAGACTTTTGCCAGTGATGCTTTTAATACTCGCGCTGCCTTTTTGTATGAGGAGCTACACGTATCAGAAGGACTGCAACTCAAACCAGGCATAAGAGAGCTATTGATCTGGGCTGACAGTGAGCAGATCCCATGTGCTGTTGGCACATCAACTGTGACAGCCGAGGCTAAAAAACGCCTGGAGCATCACAACCTACACCAGTATTTTAAGGCTGTCGTAGGCGGCGATATGGTGGAGCGGGGCAAGCCCAATCCAGATATTTTTATCAAAGCACAGACAGCTCTTGGTATACCAGCCGCCCATTGTCTCGTCCTCGAAGACGCACATAGCGGGCTGCTTGCAGCACAAGCCGGCGGTATGCGCTCATGCCTGGTGCCGGATCTTTTGCCGCCATCTGAGGCCTCTGCTAAACTGGCCGAAGGTATCTTTGACTCTTTGCTGGAAGTAAGAGATTGGCTCAGCCAGGGCTGCCCAGTCAAACAAAAGCAAAACTAA